GGGCCACCGGAAGACCCTCCACTACCCGGTCGTCTACACGGGTCTTGCTGTGCCCGCCGTGGCGGTCGGGATCTTCGTTCCGAGCACGCTGACGATCGCGCTCGCCGTGGGCCTGACTGGGGCGGCGCTGCACAGTCGCAGCGACGTCTACGGCGGTGGGCTAGAACTGCGTCCCTGGGAAGGAACCTCCGACCGGGCGGTGTACGACCACTACCGGGGACGCTGGATTGGGCCGCGTCGCTGGATCGGCTACGATGGGTCACCGAGCGACCTGGCGTTGTCAGCCGTTTCGGCGGTACCGTTGCTCGTCATCACCGATGGCTGGCTCGAAGTGCTCGTGATCGCCTCGCTGGGGATTGCCGTCGTCTATACTGCCGTCCGACGACACTTACCTTCGATTGGGCTGGTGGTGTTGACCGATCTCGCGGAGCGAGTGCCCGGCCCCGTCGTTGATCGACTGCCGGACCGCTACCGGGACGGCATCGACGGCGAACTACAGGCGACGACTGACGGAAACGCCTAGCCGCTGCGTGCCGGTCCGGTGCTCGCTGACCCAAAGAATATTGTCAGCTTGCAGTGACGGATCTAGACA
The sequence above is drawn from the Halorhabdus sp. CBA1104 genome and encodes:
- a CDS encoding metal-dependent hydrolase, yielding MMLPTHALWGMVLALPVVWTAPEYAGIGLLAGFLGGVFPDLDMYVGHRKTLHYPVVYTGLAVPAVAVGIFVPSTLTIALAVGLTGAALHSRSDVYGGGLELRPWEGTSDRAVYDHYRGRWIGPRRWIGYDGSPSDLALSAVSAVPLLVITDGWLEVLVIASLGIAVVYTAVRRHLPSIGLVVLTDLAERVPGPVVDRLPDRYRDGIDGELQATTDGNA